The Quercus lobata isolate SW786 chromosome 9, ValleyOak3.0 Primary Assembly, whole genome shotgun sequence region ttaatttttcattatgGCACCTGAAATAGGATACGAAGTTTATGTATGGGCATTAGAGATGTATTCTTACTTTTATATGTGAGACATCTTTAGCACAAGAGCAAACATATaacagaaaaaatgaaaaaagattttCACTTTTAAGTCATGGTTAAGTAAAGTGGGTGTGGAACTATAGATCATGAACTCTTGATGAGTTCTGTTTGAGTCGCCATTCAAAATTTCATGGGGAATGCTCGGTCCTTCACTCTCAAGTTTTTCATTAATAGGAAAATGTTGAATGCAAAGCTATTTGTCTTCCTTCCCCTCCCCCAAATGAAAAAGATgcatattattttggttttttgacACAAATTTACTGGATATGcttctctattatttttttccttttctgtgAGAGATTATGTTACTCTTTTGATACTCTATATGCTGATTGACTATTCCAATCTCAGGAACCTGGGAAGACCAAGCATCCTCAGCTTCACTATGAGTCAAAATTGTATATGCTTCTTCAAGGAGGAAGTGAGTGTCTGTCTCTCACCCctcctaaaaaaatattgtattacAATTATCAAGTTTTAACTTTACCAATTTGTAAAACTGTTTTTGTAATTATTCACAACTCCTTACCTCTGAACAAACCATATAATTGATAAAACTCAAGAGGTTTTGTCTGTCCTGTTTAATGGCTGATACGGTATGGCTATGGTAATCAGTAAACCCAATTAGTTCAGGCAATGCTTTTGCCTTGAATATCTCTTGGAAATTCTTTGTGGGTCAATCTTTGAAAAACAGATGATGTTTTCTTATTAGTGATTCAAGCTTTTTTATTTGTATGAAGCTGGAATTCCCCACCTCAAGTGGTTTGGAGTTGAGGGTGAGTACAACGTCATGGTTATCGACCTTCTTGGACCAAGTTTGGAAGATTTGTTTAACTATTGCAATAGGAAGTTTACCTTGAAAACAGTTTTGATGCTCGCAGATCAATTAGTAAGTGATGTGACTCTTCTTTATTAAAGAATGTGTCTGGAACGGCCAAGATAATGTTTCTTTCCCCTGTTgtttttaattatcattttcAGATTAACAGAGTTGAGTACATGCATTCAAGGGGTTTTCTTCACCGTGATATAAAGCCTGACAACTTCTTAATGGGCCTAGGGCGTAAAGCAAATCAGGtatctctttctcatttgcCTTATTCTATTTCATGTGCAAATTTATAGTACATTTTTAAGGTTCGTCAGATCCAAGTATTAGTCATTCCAGCTATAGTTGAAACAGTTTCTGCTGAGAAAGTACATGCCATATGAACTCTTGGACGcttattaatctaaaaaattggAACTCTTGGTAGCcagtttttgttgattttgttgctTTGGTGTTTACCTTCCACGTGCATTAGCTGTTgctttcttattctttttctttaaaaaaaaaaatagttagtgATTTATTCATTTGCAAAAACTGAGTGTTAATCCTTTATGAACAAATAATTGAATTCTTGAGGAGATATATATTGCTGCCAAATTCACCAGGAATAGCTTATAACAGTTGTTTAATTGATTGAAGCTGCCTACTGAATTTTGCTATATATACCATTATgaattatgagagagagagagacctcaTGGTTTGCTTCCCTAGTGAGGTCAGTGGGGTTAGATGGGATTAATTTCTCAAAGAAATGCAATTTCACCAAAGCAACTATTTACCTATTATCAGATGATAAATAGAATGATGGTAAATTTATTGTATAATCTCATGTATGaacaatttttaattgataaatctCAGACATTGTTGCATTGGGATTAAGGCTTAGTTGAGTTTAGATAATCAAACATTATCCATCAAGTAATAGGTCTTGATGTAACTCAACTACGAGTACTAGCAAGTGTTTCCCATTTGGCAACAAGTAATGGCTGTGCTTATTCCTTCTCCATGAGTGACAGCCCcttaaatttccttttttttttttgggggggggggggggtggaaaTCATATAGGGaacctttctaaagaagagcTCTTTTGACTCACCTCTAGCCATTAAAACCTACAGGCAACTGACCCCACTTGCCAAATCTAGCTGTCAGGTAATCCAGGGGCATTCACCCTTGATGGACATAGCAGGCAAATGGATAGGATTGGACCACCTGTTTTCTGGACCCAAAAGTCGCCCTGCCCTATGCTTAAAAAtggaatttgaagaaaatgaaagattgAAGTAGGAATGTGTTGAAAGAAGAATAGATCTTTCATATGGAATATAGATGATTAGATGGTTAATTTATCAGGTTCCGATCTTGACTGGTGAAATCCAATGTGTTCTCCAGTGTTTAGTCATAATGCCCCCCGGCCTCCATGGTTAGATCAGACATTTCATGTTAGATTGTTGAAGCCTTATTAACTGATAAATATTTCTTGTTTGGTATTAGACGCATTTGAGGACAAAACATTAGTGTTACATTGAGGAACATCCAGGTCAtaattcttctttctaattATTGTTATCTTTTGATTAAATTTCTTATCACAGGTTTACGCAATTGATTTTGGACTGGCAAAGAAGTATAGAGATCTTCAGACTCATAAGCATATACCATACAGGTAAATATTTCCATGCTTACAGCAAGGGCAAGATTAAACATATGTATTACTGTAACTAGAAAAGAGCGTAGGTTTTCCTCAATAAGGGAGGTCAGAGCTAATGATTTACAACATCAAAAATAGTGGAAGCTTTGTTAGACATGATAAGAAAATAAGGAagagctatatatatataattcattatTTGAAAAGAGGCAAAAAGGACATTAAGTGTTAAGAGCAATGGAGTGTCCCTCAAGTGTCTTCATTGATCTTATAGTAAACTCAAGAAAAttgtatctaaatttttgtGATCCATTCCTTCGAAATTTGGACTATTCCTCGCACTCCAATTGAGGTTCACATTCCACACTACTACAATTATTGTGGAACCAACCTCTGCAGCATCATGTTAACTCCACCAACTTTTGgcataattcaataaaaatcccaaacaaagaaaatattattgacCATAAATCTCTTGGCAcatcacaatgaattaataaGTATCAACCTTTGTGGCACTTGCTTACAAAACAATATTAATCAATTATTATCTTCTCAGGCTTCCTGAGGTTACCTactattattttcttattttgtgctGCTGGTACTAACAAAAAGGCCACCTTATTTGAAAGAGCTTGACCAATATTGTCTAATGGATGGGATCGGTTGCCCATAAGTTTTACTAGCTAAAGCCATTGATCCTGTCAttaattttctgatttttctgaATTTCAACCCAATTAAGAATTTAAGACCTACTTGGGCCTCAAGGTTAGCTAATTAACATTAAAttcacctatcaaaaaaaggaTTTATTGACTAGAGGTGAGTCCAAAGGGCTCTTGAGAGAGGTTCCCTAcgtcataaaaataataaaaataaagttatcaTCCTGGGTGAATGAGTATGAAATATTAAACATTTATTTCTGgtcaattttaatttgaactttgaTTTTTTACAAACAAAGTTAAGATTCTGTGCATTGTGTTGATCTTGTTGAAAGCTGTTAGTGGTACCTTGAGTTTTTAATATGGTTtatgatattatataatttaacaaaaactttCCAAAGACAAATTCATGTTGGAAGGAATAGAGAACTATCTTAATTGCAGTAAGGTCTTGCATTATATGGACTGCCGGGCAAGAGCTGGTGCCCTTTGGAATGAATAACTGTTTACTAAAGTCAAAACTCCAGTGCATTTTTTGAGGAAATATGTTTACTTCGAGCCTTATTTCTATaagaaatcttgaaaaaaaaagagactgaTGTATCCCTATTTCCTTCAACTGACCAATATACTTCACTCCATTTCACTCTAAATTATCAATATACTTTAAAGGTTAACTAAAAGAAATACTATAGGGTAATTTTTTATAGTTCTGGACTTGTGGTCCTTGATGCCACCTTTTTTATTTCGTTAATTGACTCTAGCTTTGAATCTAATGTTGAAACTGATAGTTCATTCTGTATACTGGATGGTCTGCttcatttctcaaatttttttttttaatttcctatttTTGTTTACAGTTTTTGAACCTATATCAGTTTGATAGTCATAGTACCTTGTCAACCACTATTATTCTTATTCAATTGATTTACAAATTCACTTTGTTGGCCCCTCCTATCTGTTATCTCTTTGTTGACCAATACCCTTTGTGAGTTTCTCAgcatcttccttctctctcttactGTTCTTTTCCTCAGGGAAAACAAGAATCTTACTGGTACAGCTCGCTATGCAAGTGTTAATACTCACCTTGGAATTGGTGAGAGATTCTTTATGCCATTTTCATTTTGCCAACTAATAACAGGATGTGTGTTTGTTTAGATTTGGATTACTTACCCCTGCTATCATTCTAATTGTGCCGTCTTATTGGCAGAACAAAGCAGAAGGGATGATCTGGAATCTCTTGGTTATGTGCTTATGTATTTTCTAAGAGGAAGGTCGAATATTACTAGCTGCacttcttatttctttcttgagttttccctttttctacCTGTTATTAAATGACTGGTGCATTCTTATTCCTTATTCTTGCTTTATTAAGTCATTATATACCACTGTTTTGCATCAGCCTTCCCTGGCAGGGATTAAAAGCTGgcacaaaaaagcaaaaatatgaCAAGATCAGTGAAAAGAAGATGTCAACTGCTATAGAGGtatcaaaagtcaaaatttaccATCCATACTCATAACGAAGcactttattctttaattttatctAGCTGAGGCCCTTAGAAGaattatggcctgtttggaagtttagagagggaggagagtagagggatgtagaggggaggagagtagtggggaggagagtagaggggaatggttcccctccatcttgtttggatgtttttaaaattagtaagggggaaaGGAGTAATTAGCCATttcccttatttggatgttttaaaaattaggatggagaggagagaaaatgattaaaatagacaaatttacctttatttgaaaatggacttgtaacattggtctattattaatatagaaagggtaaattgagaaatttatttagtcaataatttatactctccctccaaatctctccaatttgggggaattaaaaatgaggggttagaggtgaTTGAAAGCTCtccaaacccctccaaactcctccccctcatttcttaaaaaacttccaaacaaggtaattgaattactctccctccctctactctactccccccccccttttttaaacttccaaacaggccattagttTCAGTTAGCTGGCCTGCTAGATTCAAAGTTTGAGGTCTTGACCTAGGGGTGGCTATCAGGTGGCCCCAGCTTTGGGCTGTTGCTGTGTCATGGGACCAATTGGGTGAAGCCAGGCAGCCCGGTGCTGTGCATGTGCCAATATGggtgcacatacacataaatacttaaaattattataagtgAATAATTGTGTATTCACGCACACACATATCTATTTCTTCTTGCAAACTATTGATATATGGCCCTACTCAGGTTCTAGTGAAAGTCTTCTGGCTGATCCTAGGTTACTGTATTTTTGGCCCAATATTGGGTTTGCCCAAGCTTGGGCTGTCCAAAATTCATTGGCCAGcaaaactcttttttattttttatttttttgtttaaggggTGGGGGGTTGGAGGGGAGATTGAGAGTTAAAAATCATACAGCACTATGCTGACAACTTGGATGCACATTGTTTTGCAGGTGCTTTGCAAATCATATCCATCTGAGTTTGTATCCTATTTTCACTACTGTCGGTCATTGCGGTTTGAGGACAAACCAGATTATTCATATCTAAAGAGACTTTTCCGAGACTTGTTTATAAGAGAAGGTACATTTTATGACAGCAGTCCACAAATATATGTTCATATATCTTTATCgagtttcaattttattttcatgatGATTTGTAGTTGACCAGTTGAAATGTTCTCTTTCATGAGTAGTACTAAATTTAATTTGGGTACgtattataattgtttttggaTCTTGACATTGTTGCTGGTGCAGGTTATCAATTTGACTATGTATTTGACTGGACTATATTGAAGTACCCTCAGATTGGTGGCAGCTCTAGAGGAAGGGTCAGTAGTTGTAAATTCAAGATTTGAAACCTATCCACTCAAGGTGTTACTGACTTCTGTTTTTGTCTCTGTTTGTAGCAATCCAATGGGAAGGCATGTTTGAATGCAGGCCCTTCTGGAGAAAGAGGGGAGAAGATCTCAGGTCCGCTATCTTAAACAAAACTAGATTTGGAAATTAAGTGCCCAGTCAGAACATCGACATTCTAACTACGCTTTTTCTAAAGGAGTTTTAAAGCTTCATATTTGCTATGGACATTTGGCTGTTCAATTTAGTTCTCTGCACAGATTTGACGTCTGAGTGCTGGTTTTAGATATGGCCAGTTgctttttatcaaaattaagaTTTGTCTAATCATTtattatgataaattattaattttaaaaatccagtctctctctctctccacagtTGATAACTTACTTGTGGTGGTAAATAGAGCACCTTTTTGCTTCATTTCTCACATATCTGTCAATGTGTGATTTCTAAATATAGTCTTTTTATCCAGTTGGGAAAGAGATCCGAGATAAATTCTCAGGTGCAGTTGAAGCATTTTCCAGGAGAGGCCCTAGTCCACATCATGCCAAACACAGGACTCATGAGGATTTATCTTCGTCCAAGGAAGTGGTAACATTTCATTTTCTAGACAAAAATAATTAGATGTGTgttctttaatctttttaatCCACTTTCTTTTGGATAGTCATTTGGTCTGTCTGAAA contains the following coding sequences:
- the LOC115959846 gene encoding casein kinase 1-like protein 6, translated to MEHVIGGKFKLGRKIGSGSFGELYLGVNVQSGEEVAVKLEPGKTKHPQLHYESKLYMLLQGGTGIPHLKWFGVEGEYNVMVIDLLGPSLEDLFNYCNRKFTLKTVLMLADQLINRVEYMHSRGFLHRDIKPDNFLMGLGRKANQVYAIDFGLAKKYRDLQTHKHIPYRENKNLTGTARYASVNTHLGIEQSRRDDLESLGYVLMYFLRGSLPWQGLKAGTKKQKYDKISEKKMSTAIEVLCKSYPSEFVSYFHYCRSLRFEDKPDYSYLKRLFRDLFIREGYQFDYVFDWTILKYPQIGGSSRGRQSNGKACLNAGPSGERGEKISVGKEIRDKFSGAVEAFSRRGPSPHHAKHRTHEDLSSSKEVHLDSSGHNSSRYGSTSRKAVVSSGRGSSGEHSEARAGRLVPNSGRPSTTQRIQSGYEPKSSHTRAHTSRGTRDDPLRSFELLSIRK